The window CTCTTCAATTCGACCAGCATTGAATGGAAAAGCCTTAGCAccataatttgaaataagttCTACAGCATCATTGGTCGCGGTCCGCCCATCTTCTCCAATAGAAATAAGTGCAGGCATTCCTTCCACTTGAACCTTGAATTTACGCCTTATCCATGCTTTCCTTGGGTCATCAAATGGAACAGCCAACCATGGCATTCTAGAGAACATATTTTTGAACGATGACTCATCCCTATCGCAGGAAATGAAGATCACTTCCAGATTGTCATCCTTCTTCTTTACATTATGATATGTTTCAATGAGTTTTGGTAGAAATACACGACATGGTGGGCACCAATCTGCTGAGATGTAGATGAGGATGTTCTTACCCACCAGGTTCGACACCGGAAtctgaaaaatcaaacatccAATATAGTTCTTTATGCACCTATGACTTTTATCTTGTCAAGTAAGGAAACTAATTACTATGGATTACAAAGGTAAGTACCCATGACCATAAATGCAGTTAAGAAGTTGCACTTTATCTTAAAGAATGTCATGTGTGAATGCAGAGTCGGagtaaattcaaaataaattccaTATCCAATTAATGCAAAATTCAAACCTTGGTTTCATCATTCTTGATGACATGATTATGCTCCCCCAGAACTAAAATCGACTCGAGAGTTTGAGCTTCCTCTTTTGCCTTTACAATCTCTGCAAGCTCTGCgaacttttcttttgtgaatGGATACGGGAGAAAACCGTGTTCATCGACAGCATTAGCAACATTAGAGTAAAGAGTTTTTCCATCTTGCCCAATTATAACCAAGGTGGGTAGTGTCGAAACCTCAAAATATCGAATCAACTTATCACATCTATTATCTCTGAATGGTAATGCAAACCAAGGAACTTTTCTTAAAGCTTCTTTATACAATTCTTCATCTTGATCAATGGTTATCAACACAATTTCAAATCTCTCCCCCTTCGCTTTCAGTTTCTCATAAGCATCCACAAGCTTTGGTGTAAAAGCTATACATCGTTCATATGaagacaacaaaaaataaagaccTATTATCTTCCCTTCAAGCTCAGCCACAGGTACCTGGcaagtaaaaaaagaagattataaataagttaaaacAGGTTTTGAAATAGCAATTGTTGAGAAAAATGATAGGAACTCACTTTCTCTCCTTTAGATGTTATTACAAAATCACGTGAGGAAGAGACCATGATAGATCTCAAGGATTCATTCCTTCTCGCTGCTAGTTCTTGGTTCAACAATTGAGTGATTTTATCCACCGTAAAA of the Cucumis sativus cultivar 9930 chromosome 3, Cucumber_9930_V3, whole genome shotgun sequence genome contains:
- the LOC101205126 gene encoding probable nucleoredoxin 1; this translates as MAALHGAVPHPHFLHSLFRSESQNYLLRNNGDKVEIEMLKGKTLGLYFSAAWCGQSQRFTPSLVEVYNELSSKANFEVIFVSADDDEKSFKKYFSEMPWLAVPFSDLERRDHLDSLFEVRGVPQLIILDKNGKLSTDTGVDFVQEFGAEGYPFTVDKITQLLNQELAARRNESLRSIMVSSSRDFVITSKGEKVPVAELEGKIIGLYFLLSSYERCIAFTPKLVDAYEKLKAKGERFEIVLITIDQDEELYKEALRKVPWFALPFRDNRCDKLIRYFEVSTLPTLVIIGQDGKTLYSNVANAVDEHGFLPYPFTKEKFAELAEIVKAKEEAQTLESILVLGEHNHVIKNDETKIPVSNLVGKNILIYISADWCPPCRVFLPKLIETYHNVKKKDDNLEVIFISCDRDESSFKNMFSRMPWLAVPFDDPRKAWIRRKFKVQVEGMPALISIGEDGRTATNDAVELISNYGAKAFPFNAGRIEEMKIEIEVMAKNWVQQVKHILHEEHPISLVSRRGYVCDGCEKKGRLWSYYCKECDFDLHPRCALEKTPENQDEMEAWSCCG